A genomic stretch from Caloenas nicobarica isolate bCalNic1 chromosome 3, bCalNic1.hap1, whole genome shotgun sequence includes:
- the HTR1E gene encoding 5-hydroxytryptamine receptor 1E encodes MNFTNCTTEANVAAKPKTVAEKMLITLTLATITTLTMLLNSAVIAAISTTKKLHQPANYLICSLAVTDLLVAVLVMPLSITYIMIDKWTLGYFICEIWLSVDMTCCTCSILHLCVIALDRYWAITDAIEYARKRTAKRAGLMIVTVWTISIFISMPPLFWRNHHSVNIPSECRIQHDHVIYTIYSTFGAFYIPLTLILILYYRIYHAAKSLYQKRGSSRHLSNRSTDSQNSFASCKLTQTFCVSDFSTSDPTTELDKINASMRIPPFENDLDLAGDRQQISTTRERKAARILGLILGAFILSWLPFFIKELLVGLHVCTVSTEVADFFTWLGYVNSLINPLLYTSFNEDFKLAFRKLIRCREHT; translated from the coding sequence atgaatttcaCAAATTGCACCACTGAAGCCAATGTGGCTGCGAAGCCAAAAACAGTAGCTGAAAAGATGCTCATTACCCTGACCTTGGCCACAATCACTACCTTGACTATGCTGCTGAATTCTGCTGTAATTGCAGCAATCTCCACAACCAAGAAGCTCCATCAGCCAGCAAATTATTTAATATGTTCACTAGCTGTGACAGATCTCCTTGTTGCTGTTCTTGTCATGCCCTTGAGCATCACTTACATAATGATAGATAAATGGACTTTGGGATACTTCATCTGTGAGATCTGGCTTAGCGTCGACATGACCTGTTGCACATGTTCAATCCTTCATCTGTGTGTCATTGCTCTGGACAGGTACTGGGCAATCACAGACGCTATTGAATATGCCaggaaaagaacagcaaaaagggCTGGGCTGATGATAGTCACTGTGTGGACTATCTCCATTTTCATATCCATGCCCCCTTTGTTTTGGAGAAACCACCACAGCGTCAATATTCCCAGTGAGTGTCGCATTCAGCACGATCATGTCATCTACACTATTTATTCCACATTCGGGGCATTTTACATTCCCTTGACTTTGATCCTCATCCTCTACTACAGAATTTACCACGCTGCAAAGAGCCTTTACCAAAAGCGGGGTTCGAGCCGCCACCTCAGCAACAGGAGCACTGACAGCCAGAACTCCTTTGCCAGCTGCAAGCTCACACAGACGTTCTGCGTCTCAGACTTCTCCACCTCTGACCCAACCACGGAGCTTGACAAAATCAATGCGTCCATGAGGATCCCTCCTTTTGAGAATGACCTGGACCTGGCTGGTGACCGGCAGCAGATCTCCACAACACGGGAACGAAAGGCTGCTCGCATTCTGGGCCTGATTTTAGGTGCTTTCATTTTGTCCTGGTTGCCCTTTTTCATCAAGGAGCTGCTTGTGGGCCTCCATGTTTGCACTGTCTCTACAGAAGTAGCAGACTTCTTCACCTGGCTGGGATACGTCAACTCCCTTATCAACCCTTTGCTGTACACCAGCTTTAATGAAGACTTCAAGCTGGCCTTTAGAAAGCTCATCAGGTGTCGAGAACATACTTAA